GTGCTGGACGACGGCAGGACTCTCATCGTCGGACATACGACGTCCCCTCCCGCTCACGCTGCTCCTTCCGAACCGGCGAGGAATCTCTGCCGCTCGCTTCACAGCAGCAGTTACCCGGCTCGCCCGATCGCATTCGGCACGACTTCCCGGCGGCGCCGGACTCAGCCCGTCCCCGGCCGCCCCTGGCCGTCGGAGTCCTGCTCGTGGGCGGTGAGATGGCCGTGCGTGCCGGTCATCACAAGGACTCGCTCCAGGGCGACGGGCCGCGCCTCCAGGACCAGACGGACACCCGCCTCGTCGGCGCGGCGCCGAAGCAGCAGCAGGGCCGAGAGGCCGGAGGAGTCGACGCAGTGCAGGCCG
Above is a genomic segment from Streptomyces sp. SLBN-31 containing:
- a CDS encoding STAS domain-containing protein codes for the protein MTNPHPPLFGLEVDQGPDGVVVRVEGDLDYETHRELVDTVTPLLAPGDPARHRPAGVVRLDFAGLHCVDSSGLSALLLLRRRADEAGVRLVLEARPVALERVLVMTGTHGHLTAHEQDSDGQGRPGTG